The window GAGTAAAGTTTGTGTCCAAGCTTATGAACCTATCAGATGTTTAACATCCTAAGGCTTGACCTACCGCACACTGGTGAGGCATGTGCTCTCATTGGAATGCTGTAACTGTCTCACTCAAGTTCAGACTTAGCGTAGAtcccaaaaataatatttagaatCTGGATTACAGAAATTTGTATTGATGCTTTTGTGATTTCCTTTACTTGGTAGTGTAAAATAATCGTTTTAATCTGTTAGTTATGAAGTTTTGCCATGCTTGAAAAACTTCTCTCTTATGACTCTTGAAAGGAGATATGTTATATTGTAACTCACAAGTTTATTTTCTACCTTATCCTTCATGAATGGAAAATTTGAAGTCAtgtatttctatatttttgtttctaaaattttaaaatatggaaTCTCTTTGCAGGTGGAGTTCCTGCTCACAAAATTATGCGACACAAGTTCAATTGGGGAGTTAGATTTAAAAGTAAGCacaatgaaattgaattttgatctCTTTATCAGCACAATATTTTCAACTTTTATCTCATAAGATATATCGTAAATCTTGCTTACTATTGTTGTATCCTTTCTTCATTGTCATCTGCCCAACCTCCAAATGATATCAGCTTGCTGGATTTCACCTGCATGTAGTGAGGGATTTGACTGAAAAAACTAAAACTCTACCTCCTCTGATTCCTGCTTCTGTAAGTATAATTAATGTCACAGAAACACCTAAAACAAATGGATCAGTTCCTACAACTTCGTTGGCTGTCTCGAAGCCAGTAGACCCAGTACCTTCTTCAGGGTCCATCCAGAGATTCCTAGACAAAGCTGCTGATGAAGGCTTGGTAATAATTCAGTCTCCAAAGGTAAGAATCTGAAACTTATAGTTTGCATCCCTTACATAGTGCGCACTCTAAAACTGTAGAGCAGGTGGGTTTCTTTAGGAGATCACGGACGATAAAGGGGAAGCGTGCTCCACCATCATGTAAAGAGGTACAGTTGTTCAcagcttttctcttttctttttgggaAATCTTATTATCTTGCACATTCACACCTTGTGCGGATATAGAGAAAATACAACttggaaattttatttattggtgATTTTCCCATCTCTATCTGTattgacaattaaatatatgatCACAAAACTGCAATGTTTTGGAAATAATGCTAGTAGTAGTTGGGCAACTTCAGAAAATTTGGTTTATTAGCATGCCTTTGGCTTGTTGTTTTTGATGAAGTTGTGTGCCAATTGACAGAAGCAAAATGTTGAGGAGGGGCAAGTGATTTGTTATATTGAACAGCTTGGTGGTGAGCTGCCAATTGAGGTTTGAGTCTTGACCTCTCTTCCAAGTTGCATGATTATGATATCATGACTACTACTAACCATTGCTATGACTCTCATGTTTGTAGTCCGATGTGTCGGGAGAGGTCATCAAGATACTACGACAGGATGGCGGTTAGTTTCCCTgagtcaatttaatttaatttctctttaaaGACTAGACTAGTATTGTGTGGTGTGACTCTTATTTTTGGTCTTTGACAGACCCTGTTGGATATGGTGATGCACTTGTTGCAATATTGCCATCATTTCCTGGAATAAAGAAGCTTCAATAACTCGAATTTATGGAAAAGAGACATTCTTGCCAGCCATGCAGTAATTGAGTCATacatatatttcattatttttgagtTCCCGTGGTCCATAGGTTATTTGTTTTTAGTATTAGTTTTGCGTAGCAAAGACAAATTTGTTTTCTCATACTTTCCTGTTTGTGTTGGTGTTGTCACGCTCACTTGGCACAAATAGCCGCCTATTCAAGACACATGACTAGGAACAagtgattttcttaaaaaataaataaacactgATTGATGATGTGTCATGTGCTGGAACGAAAAATTATCTGTTTTCTTATGCTAACAACACAGGCTTTTGAGCATAttctttattattgattaaaatttattaaaattataaatgttgatAGGTTTTATTTCTCATTCAATGAGtttttctcttgatttttaataaattttaatcaataatataatgTTTCTGGAGACTAGAGAATATGTTCTTGCACTTGCTTATTAAATAAGTCACGTcaaatttgtttattaaataagttagGTGAAACTTGTTTATTAAGTGatgtcaaattttattaaaaaaacttatttagttAATAAAGTTAGATTTTAGGTGATTCAAaaggttttaaatttaataaattggcttatttaagtaatttattattattattattattattattattattattaattatttgagattatatttttttatctatttaaaaggttaaaaaaagattaatttatatataaaattaggcTTATTAATTTAGTTAGAGACATGTtttataaagtatttaaaaGGTTTTGTTATAAAGTAAGCTTTCAAATAAGTATTCGAATTAGattaggattaaaaaaatatattagatgaATAAACTAGGTTCGGGCTTtgtaaaaattcaattcaatacATTTTCACCTTTTCACCCTTAACGAAATAGTTTCATGTGGCATACCAAACTGTAAATGTGGgagatattttagtttttttaatatggcTTTGATACGAAgaaatttttgttaaaagtaacaattcatttttctcagacaaattttttagttaaaaagacATGATTGGATTTTAATCTTCTTAAATAACATGACCATTCTTATTAGACtcatcttttaattaaattgtaatttaccTTTTGTGAATTTGTTTATCATAActtatttgattgttttttattttttttgttaagtattTATGCAGAGACTAAGGAAAAATTCgtcatatttaaaaatcaaatataaaaaatttatatttaatggatAAAATAAATGGAAGTTTAAAAAATGAAGCTTGTGAAAAATATTTAGGGGGACAAAGACTATAACTTTTCTAAAATAACTCTAATCATCTAAAAAGTTACGATGTATACAGAGatttaaagaaaatcaattttttgaatTGTTCCTCCATTTTTTAGGATGGtttggtttgagaaaatattttttattttttatttatttttatctttagttataatttttttaccttttattttattttttgtttttaaacatCTATAATAGGAATAGTGAAGAAAGTTATTActtttatacaatattttatttaatgaaatacttttacacattttttttatcatgtcatttattacattttatatCTTTCTCTTAGTTGTAAAGTTTGATATACACTTgtgtacaaataata of the Glycine max cultivar Williams 82 chromosome 13, Glycine_max_v4.0, whole genome shotgun sequence genome contains:
- the LOC100782296 gene encoding biotin carboxyl carrier protein of acetyl-CoA carboxylase; its protein translation is MLFTFFTSLPFTLLCDTHSFCFTFSMASCSIGTPNIKVLNLHFGGKKVGLSRQFGTRSWISRLQYTSLVMSRQTVRFLASSNGPSTEIQFAARSEGSEEIRSSGLTSELIPNINEVEFLLTKLCDTSSIGELDLKLAGFHLHVVRDLTEKTKTLPPLIPASVSIINVTETPKTNGSVPTTSLAVSKPVDPVPSSGSIQRFLDKAADEGLVIIQSPKVGFFRRSRTIKGKRAPPSCKEKQNVEEGQVICYIEQLGGELPIESDVSGEVIKILRQDGDPVGYGDALVAILPSFPGIKKLQ